The genomic region ACCCTGTAAGGCTTCGGCAATATCGATATTAGTCACTGAACCAAAAAGTTTTTCGTTTTCTCCTGTCTGTCGTTTGATAGTAATAGAAGTATGGTTTAGTTTTTCAGCTAACAAGAGCAGGTCCTTCTTTTTTTTTTCTTCGTCATGCCGTATTTTACTCTTTTTTATTTCAGCATTCTTGATATTAGCTGAGGTAGCTAAGATAGCCATTTTTTGGGGAATAAGAAAATTACGAGCATAACCCTCGGAAACTTCTTTTGTATCCCCTGCTTGACCGAGACTTTTTACATCTTGAATTAAGAGTACTTTCATTATATCCTCCTATC from bacterium harbors:
- the rplI gene encoding 50S ribosomal protein L9 — its product is MKVLLIQDVKSLGQAGDTKEVSEGYARNFLIPQKMAILATSANIKNAEIKKSKIRHDEEKKKKDLLLLAEKLNHTSITIKRQTGENEKLFGSVTNIDIAEALQGENIPINKKAVLLKEPIKTLGVFDTSISLASDIKAQIKVWVVKE